The Salvia miltiorrhiza cultivar Shanhuang (shh) chromosome 2, IMPLAD_Smil_shh, whole genome shotgun sequence DNA window aattaaaagatgatacttatttaataaaaatattgcatCTTTATATAAGTCGATGTAGAAATGTTACTTATTTAtgcgtgtatttatttattacaaatataatattatcaagaGAAATATACtagttatttttttgaaaataaattttttagccAGGTCGATGAGTTAGCCCGAAACTCGAATATTTGGGTTTAGAATTGAAAATTTTTAATTCGAAATTTTTTTCAACCAAATTAGCCCGCATCCAAAAAACCCGTGATCCGGTGAGTTGGCCCAATTAACATCTCTAACTGTAGTACTATGTATTAAAATTAGAGCAATTGAAAACCAAGCACTATGCTTGGTTTTTGAAAAAAGCATAAACTCAAGTTGATTTTTCCAACTCAAACAAAGAAAACGTCAAATCTTATCTTCAATAATTTGAATAATCTCTTAATAAGTTGTATGTTTAGGAGATACTTATTTTTGCTGGTGGCCCCATTGAGTTGGGAGCTGTGGTTCAATTTACAAATCATCTGATTTTGCAATAAAGACTGCGCTTTAAGAGTATTGGCAACGAAACAGGTAGGCTGTTACCTTAATGGGCTAATGAGAGTTGGGCTTGGCTGAATAGCTTGGCCCATTCCAACTGTCGTAGACgtgttagttttattttatggtGCAAATGGGAAGCAGAGGCGCTTCGGCTCGTGATCCTTTGGGGTCCACTTGAATCTGAGAGTATCCGCCACGTCGACCTTCTTGAATATTCAAAGCCAACTGGGACCCAACCACGTGATTCGCCCAATAATAGCCACCCAAATCAGATAAAACTACAAAATGAATTTATTCAGTCCCCATTAAATTCTTATTATGGAATATATCTAATAATAATGTTATTGGGATAAAATTTGGCCCCAATATGGTTAAAtacttttataaataaatttatttaaaagttttagtttaaaataaaaaataatttcgttatttttattgttttttctacattgtaattttttaataacttttttaatatttcttatttttaaaatacaaaaaatagaaataaaaaaaattgataaaaatttaCAAACTGTGgagaaaaattataaaagtaactaacttctttttaaatttgaattattattttaaaataaattaattttatataatatttaacatttttttgttcgaacaaattttgtccaaatagcactactctATGTCAAAACCCACATTCAACTTAATCAACTTTTTGTGATATTTTCTCTCATCTAGGTTTTAAGTCCTTTCGTTACATTTGTCGTCTTATCTTGAACAAAATGTCCACGTGCTTATGAGGTGGATATTTGTACCAATCAGTGACGTAGCTAGAGGGGGGcagtgggggcactgggccccactggaaattttaaaaatattaggggtattttagtaattttatatttaatattaaataaatacataaatattagtattatttttagtaataattccAATTTCTCTCTACTCAATCGTATATGAGATACGTTATCGAATGATTGTCTAATATCTTACATCAGAAATgatgaatttgtaaatatgtACTAATGAAACGATTATGTAGCgatttcaaaatattaaaattaaatagaagaGAAATTTTATGATGgtagaatatttatttttatttttgtaatattatGGTGCAACAAATGTAGCattatgattttattgaaattgcTAATATTCAGAGtcttttataatattatgattattactTTCTTCGTCTCAGCTAAGTTGATCAACTTATTTTCGACAGAAAATTTAAGAACTTACTATTTTAAGTGCCTTTGGTAATAAAGTGAAataagtgatttttttttttgcttatatatatttattccatataagaaaattgatcATTTTAATTGAGacggtaaaaaaaaaatatttacgaAGTTAGTTGGAACCAAGAGAGTATTTGGGCCCCCCTGACTGAAAAGTCTGGCTACGTCACTGGTACCAATTGACATAGACAATGCGAATacatatgattttttaattttattttttgatatgATATTGTTTAGAGTAATTATCATTTTCCAaagataattgttacttttgaATTAAGATGATAAGTGAATAATTGTTTTTCGAGGATTATTGTCACTTTTTTTAATAGTAATTATCACGTGTGAACGTAAATCTTTacctatattttaaaatgtcatGTGTCATGAATTGATAAGCTAAGAAAAATGGATAGTTTAGTATTTGACGTtgtccaaatcaataaatacTCATAAAAATTTCTAACAGGCATGATGTATTTCTCTTATACGAGGGTGTATAATTTACTATGTCCGTTACAACGATTCAAAATTTGTGTAGGAATTACAAAATAAATGcattatttgaaattgacccgattatttataatttagtactccctccatccataaaaaataatccTAATAAGGAaagacatgagttttaatataaataattactgtattgtgagtagagaaaatgatctcacttaaaaagtaggatttataatgataattaattatattgtgaattAATAATGGAGTTCAATATatgataaataatttttaaaaataaaaattataaatatctcaaaataataaaaataaattactatagagagagggagtataattaatTGGTGGAAGAAGCCATGCGTGAATAGGGAAGTGGCCATTGGAATCCTGGAGGGTCACCAAAACCGGAGCACGTGGAACCTAAAATTGATTCAAATGGGGCCACTTGTGATGAATGCTGCTTGtagtattttattaataaaaataaaaatatccccATCGCTTTACTAATCATATTCCACGTCTCCAACCCAACCAATTGAATACACGTCTCTGCATAGATTCTTCATTCATTTACCTAAATTCTCACGTGCACCCTATATTATAAGTATATCTATgtaaattttgtatttaaaatCGTTTGGAGTAAAAAACAATTTATTGTTTTCGCCTTCCGATAAGAATCTTGACAAAAAGATATACTACTATTAAATACTCCATTCGAGTATGCACACTAAATTTTGACATAGTTTTAAGAAATACAATAAGGTTGTAAGTGGAGAAATAAATCAACATTTATTTTAATGTCATGATTGTGGCGTGGAAATAACAATTAAAGGGCTTGTAATGCACTATCTAACATTGTTTGTTGCCTACTTCGAGCTTAACTTTGCTCTTTAAGTTTGATTATTGCTATCTTTTTTCAAgtttgatttttattattttcttcggGTCTGATTTTTGTTATcgtcttcaattttttcaagtctgatttttgttattttctttaAGTCTGATTCttttttatcatcttcaagACTTCGTATTTTTTAGCATCCTGATATTGATTTTACCTTTGAGCCTTTGATTTAAtctataataattttaaaaataatttattgaaattttatttattagctTGAGTCCAAAAAAAGAATGTACAAAACCATCAACATCACCATTAATTAACTTCTAACTTTATGTTCGGTTCCGATTTAATATGCacaaatattcaaatttaaaaatactcGACACAAATATATAGataatcaaacaaaaatataaaaaataaataattatagttTAATCTAGATTAAATCAAACCGAACAAAAATATTTCAATCCGATTGATTTGATatgttaatttaatttcaatttgagaagaagaagaaaattggaTTTAGGTTTAAACCAAACCAGTATGTCCGATTGCATTTTCCAAATGTATTGCGTCGAGTTGGgatgtcatttttatatattgtaAATTATTTTCATGGTACACATATCATATGTAAGCTCCAAGTTAACCTACTTTTTGCATCCTTTCAATATAAGAACATCCACATCTGTTGAGTAAGTAGCTTGCATTGTGGAGACTCATCCAACTTACTCATATCCATTGTAAAAAGTGGACGAGTAAGCCCCCTTACATCCGTTGCGTAAGATTCGAGTAAGCATAAAAGTGGTGCATGCATGCACGCGCCTTACATAAAGGCGGACGAGCCCTACTCATTCGGATGAGTAAGGCTCGAGTAAGCCACCACCCACATCTTACTCATTGGCCAGCTTAATTGAGTAAGGCCTCTTGAGTAAGCCGATGTGAGTGCTCTAATGAAGTTAAAATGGACTACATATGATTTACAAAAGAGAAAGTAGCCttaatttaaaatcatttaGTTCATCTTTTGGAGCCTGGGACATATTAATGTAGTAATGACTAATATAATGATCTATTTATTAAAGTGATTGAATGCATTATAAGAGTGTATtctctttgattgataaattgatcatgaaaaaaatgagagataacaaaaaaattctccctataaatgtctcatttctttatagtcatttcctacaaaagagaatttcaccattttttattaatcattttcacttcaaagagaTATAATATTATCGCACCATTttcattcatcattttcacttcaaggagagagaatattatcacacaaaaaatagatggataatattatccatccttggaGTGAAAACAATGAATGATTGAATTCTCTTTTATAGGACATATGAATATTTGAAATTACATCTTTTATTGAATCTTCAGATAATTTAAACAATACATCAATGAGATCGTTAGATGCATGATCATCATTATCATCACCATTTGTTATTCTTTAACTATAACACTATGCAATTGaatcataaatatattattaaatattcaatttccAATACCAACAGTCTaatctgaaatttccttcaactCAATGAACTTCATACTCAATGCCATATTTTGAAGTCTATGTTCTTAATCAACCGTAAGACTATGCAATTAAGTCATAAGTATACTGACTAAAtattcaataaataattaaataaatatattatataatccatatttaatcataaatcttatcaatattaatattttaataattgtatttatattttaataattttatttatatttaccGAACATATGCAATCATTTTAGATtcaatttaaatcaaattaagTTTTACTGGATTCAAtttaaatcaaatcaagtttTACTTTTAGATTAGAAAAGTATGACAAATAAAGTAGCAATTCCGGCACAATTTAAGTCGGCTGCATATTGTATTACTAGCATTTTGCATTTTGCAGTTTAGCATACAGGATACGACACCATTTGAAGcgttttatctctctctctctctctctctctctctctctctctctctctcttatgtatatatataaatctaagACAAAGCAGCGCACTTGCTCTTCTTCACCTTTCATCTCCGCCGCCTCTTTCGCCCATTTTTCGCGCTTTTCCAAGTATTTGCTCGCAGGTATTCAGTTATTTTCGCATTTTCCAAATTTCGATTTCATTTTTCCTCCGTCGGAAGTATGAGTATTTTTACCTTTTCCTATTTTTTCGGAGGCATTGGGCAGCTAGGGTGATGGTTGGGAGCAGCATTGGGCTCGAGGCAACGATGTCCTCCAACGGATCTTTGGTTAACGGAAAGGCTTTGGATCGGATGACCGCGGCGGAAGAACTAGCCTTTGATCCGACGGAGGTGGTATCGGAGGCAGTTCCGCGGGTGGTGGAGTCGACCGGTGTAGATGGAGAGATCACGAGAGAGATCGTTTTGGGGAGAAACGTGCATACCACGTGCTTTGAGGTGACGGAGCCCGACGCCGACGACGAGTCTACCGGAGATAAGGATGCTTACATGGCAAGTGTGTTGGCGAGGTACCGGAAAACGCTCGTAGAAAGGACCAAGCACCATTTAGGTATGAGTGTTGGGTCTTCTGATCTGCGTTTGATGTTGTTAATTTGGAAATATAGTGCGATTTTTTCTATCAATTTAGTATTTGATTGAATAGCGACGCGTTCGAATTGGTGTTTGTGCTGTGGTCTAAATTTCACGTACACTTAATCCGTATGAAGCGGCATGAATCTTGCATCGGGACTGTCACCGTGATGTTTTACTTGGTTTTTTGAAATTAACGGTTGAACTTCACCTTTACCGGTTTACTTTATTCACTTTTGCTTGAAAATGACGTTAACTGTTCTTTCGTGCTGCTTCTTGTAGTAGTTACTGATTCTGAGGGGACATGGTTTTTGTTTTCCCATCTTTTATGTTTTGATATTGGCAAACTCAGTTATACGTTCATTTGAACTCTCTAGAGGAGGTTCCTTGGGACTGGGGCATATAATTGCAAGTTAAAAGCTGGATAAATTGCTTGTGTTAGGTCTGTCTATAAGGATTTGAGTGATTATGCACACATCACTCAGTCTTTGGATTTGAGGTGGTGTATGCTGACAACTGGATCCTTTCTAAGATTAACTTGTTTATGCTGATCTGCTTGTCAGCTTCCATAATGTATTAGAGTTTTGTTAAGTAGCTAGTTGAAGTTTCTAAATGAAGCTTAAGGGTAACTCTCATAATTCCACTGGTCTGAATGTTTCCCCGATTTGTTTCGTTTTACACAGGATATCCATACAATCTGGACTTTGATTATGGTGCACTTGGTCAGTTGCAGCATTTCTCTATTAACAATCTTGGAGATCCATTTATTGAGAGCAACTACGGTGTGCACTCTAGACAGTTTGAAGTGGGTGTTTTGGATTGGTTTGCCCGCCTGTGGGAAATTGAGAAGGATGACTACTGGGGATACATCACAAACTGTGGTACTGAGGGTAATCTTCATGGGATCCTTGTTGGGTAAGTGCCTTACTTTTTTCTTAGTCTCACATTTTATTCATAGGGGTTTCTTTTGTAGGTCGGAACATATTCTGATTTTAGTTGATTGATACATTATAAACAGAAGAGAAGTTTTCCCTGATGGAGTTTTATATGGATCGAAGGAGTCCCATTACTCCGTGTTCAAAGCAGCAAGAATGTACAGAATGGAGTGTGTAAAAGTTGGGACTCTGATCACTGGAGAGATTGACTGCACAGATTTTAAAGCAAAGCTGCTTCAGAACAAGAATAAACCAGCTATCATTAATGTGAATATAGGTAATTCTTTCTCCTCTATTCTTCAAACATGAAAATGTGCAATAGAAATGGAGGTTAACATGTGCTTATGTACCGTATCCCATCGACATATTCAGCAGCAGATTCTGATGTTTACTGATTTATAATCCAAATTGCAGGAACTACTGTTAAAGGGGCTGTTGACGACCTCGATCTTGTTATACAGACCCTTGGAGAATGTGGATTTTCACATGATAGATTCTACATCCACTGTGATGGTGCTTTGTTTGGTCTTATGATGCCATTTGTTAAAAAGGTTTGCAAACTCTGCTGTTCTATTTGTTCTGTATATTTTTCCTATCCATAATGTTCTGGTCTTTGGCTATATTAAACATTACTGTTGGTTTCCTCATGGTAATACCTAACGAGTTGAGTAGATatgttttgatttaatttagcatggaatatttgaaaaataagtcATGGATGGAAAAATAAATGGTTTAGTCGAAACATGTGTGATCGGCGTAATTTTACTTACATGGTTTAGCATTACTTAATATTTATAGATTAACAAATCGTCACACTAAAAATGCCTCTCTCTAGCATCTCGAAATGGAAAGATTCAAAAGAAGTGAAATCATTGAATCCAATCAATTCTAAGTACGAACAGACTCTACTTCCCTGCTTCTATTTGTTTGTGCTTCTGAACTTTATCTCATGCTATAGTTTTGTAACTAGGTTTATTAATTAAGTCTAGGCATTTTCTATACAATGCTCTTGCTAAGTAGTCTGCGTTGTTTTTCAGGCACCCAAAGTTTCATTCAAGAAGCCTATTGGAAGTGTTAGTGTTTCAGGCCACAAGTTTGTGGGATGCCCAATGCCTTGTGGAGTGCAAGTAACGAGGATGAAACACATCAATGCTCTTTCAAGTAATGTAGAATATCTTGCCTCCAGAGATGCAACGATCATGGGAAGCCGGAATGGTCATGCTCCAATCTTCTTGTGGTACACTCTAAACAGAAAAGGATACAAAGGATTCCAAAAAGAAGTGCAAAAGTGCCTCAGAAATGCTCACTATTTGAAAGACCGACTCAGGGATGCAGGAATCAGTGCGATGCTCAACGAGTTGAGCAGTACGGTAGTGTTTGAGCGGCCTCGAGATGAAGAATTTGTTCGCCGTTGGCAACTTGCCTGTGAGAGAAACATGGCACATATTGTTGTGATGCCCAATGTGACCATTGAGAAACTGGATTCCTTCTTGAATGAGTTAATTCAAGGGCGATCGATTTGGTATAAAGATGAAAAGGTTCGCCCCCCTTGTCTAGAAACGGATATTGGGAGCCACAACTGTTCTTGTGCTCTTCACAAGTGATGTATTTGTGACTTGTAGTTGATTTCTCTGTCGAAACACTTCACTTTAGAAAAAAGTTGTAATAAAATTGAATCTTACTCCGAATCAGAGTCGAACACGAGGAGACGGCAGAGAGGGCAGATTATTTTATGCAGCTTGCATCGAAAATACGCAAGGTCGGCTGGAAAGGAAAAATGAAACCataagggagagagagagagagagagaggaaaatgCGGAGGAAAAAGGGCACATAAATGTCGTCTGCCGGTCAAGCCCCTTATTTTTCAACGGCGAATGCCCTTCTCTTGTTTGCAACGCCTCCCCGCCACGTgtccttctcttttcttcctCCTCTATCAATTAATCACCACTCCTTTTCCAAAAACAACTAAAGAAAAATATTTCTGTGTTATAATTAAGTCTCTctctgcgtgtgtgtgtgtgtgatatagagagagagagaagatggaACTCGGAGGGAACAATGGAGGCTTCCATGGCTACCGCAGGCTCACAACAACCAACTCCGGTGAGTTGTTGAATTAGGGTTTTTGCTTCCATGTTCATCATTTCCCCCACCTTTttaaatttcttcttcttctttccttctaGCACGagtgttttaatttgtttaaatgTCTACATTTTCTCCTCTTGTTTTAGAGCGTTATTTATGTGTAGTGAACATGTAGACTACTCCAATGCGATGCTCATGTTGTGCATGCGAATGCGCTTTCACGGTTTCTTCCACTCAAGAGATGCAATAACAACTTAAAAATCGAAGCTTTTCTTAATTTATGAGAAACATAAATAATGCAGCATGAAAGAAGAAACGAGGTAGATGCAGAATTGTAATAAAACAGTTGTTGATCTGGAGTGTCTGAAACCAACATTGTATAGAGAGAGGTGGGATGAGAAATGTAAGTGCAAATTGTAGCTAGGTGAGAGGCATTGTGTAAAAGAGGACAAATTACAGAAACAAGTGGCGAACATGCAGTATTTGGCCCCAAATTCACACGTGTCACTCATGCATTCTCAGACACACTTCACCCTACTCTACTCTACAAGTCTTTTCTATGACTCCATCACCATAAATTACCACACGATTTTTTTTTCCCCATCCGTCCAGGCATCATTCTCTCCTCATATATATTATACTTTCTTTCTTCGGTATAAACACGATAAAAACATTTATGCATTGACTTCAAAGATACCTGCACTCATATTAAACACTAATATATTCAAATCACTAGCTCAGGTGCTTATCTGCTGCTGTCTGCCTACTGCTTTCAATCTTTGTCCACATTTTAAAAGACTTGCAccttttcaaataattataaaaacaGTATACCTTTATCTTCGTTTTTGCCTTTCTCTAGTAGGAGGGAAGTCGGTCATTTATTGTTGATTCCCATGATTTTAACTTTTCTTATTTGGGTGGTGGCAGAGAAATTCAATTGTAAAataacaatttaatgcattttgcCTAATAATTGATTGTGGTATGTACATGAtatggaaattaaaaaaagtacAATTTGAAGCAGAAAATGTGGGCATACCAAATATCAAATACCAAGAACGCTGTTTATGATGAATGGTTAGCTACTGAACAAAGTCTAAAGACGTCAACAAATTCTGCTGGCCTCTATCCTCTTTATCTTTTCACCAAATTTTGTCTTACACGAGCCAAACCTAATTAAGTTCTCTTGGCATTTATTGTTGATGAGCCCATTCATATCCTGGCTATTGGGCCAAAGCGGCCCATGTGATTGGctttaataattataatgtgATTATTGTTTTAAGtatgaattaattaagaaaaagaatGGTGTTGGTGGTGGTAAACAGAGTTGAAAGCAGCAGACATGAGCAACCAGCATGGCGGGGAGGAGTCGGAATGCATCGTCCGCGAGCAGGATCGGTTCATGCCGATAGCCAACGTGATCAGGATCATGCGCAAGATCCTCCCTCCCCACGCTAAAATATCCGATGACGCCAAGGAGACCATCCAAGAATGCGTCTCCGAGTACATCAGCTTCATCACCAGCGAGGCCAACGACCGCTGCCAGCGCGAGCAGCGCAAGACCATCACCGCCGAGGATGTCCTCTGGGCCATGAGCAAGCTTGGCTTCGACGACTACATCGAGCCCCTCACCGTCTACCTTCACCGCTACCGCGAGTTTGATGGCGGCTCCTTGAGAGGGGAGCCTCTCGTCAAGAGGATGGTCGACCACGCCTCCATGGGTTTCCACGGCTTTCCGCCACCGGCTTTCCACCACCATGGCTTCTTCGGAGCTGCACCTATGAATTTCTTCAAGGATTCACCTAATGCTGGCCCATCGCAGCAGGCTGCAGTCGCCTGCATTGAGCCTTTCCCCCAGCATAAGGACCAATTGTAGGTAATGCTGGTATCATTTCTAATGTTGTTTTAGGTTTTTCCAGATGTAACGTAGACGACTTAACCTTCTGTTTTGCAAATTTCCAAACAATTCCCTGCTCTTCTGTTCTCTTTAATTAATTGGGATTTATAGCCTTTGCTTCAAATACCCgaatttgaaaattgattaCCTTCAATGCGACTGTGCCCTGCAATGCTAATTTAAACAATACAATTACTATGCTTAATTAGAAACACCTATGCTTAATTTATGCTTTACTATGCTTAATTAGAAACACCTATGCTTAATTTATGCACTATGCGCAAATTATAAACACCTATTCGCAATTCATAAACTATGCGCAAGTGATGCACTATGCGCAAATTATTACACTATAGTATGCGCAAATTCATACAGTACGAGATGCGCAAATTATAAGCAAAtgctaaatatatttaaaaaataaaatataataatcaacatcaattactcttttaaaattcaaattaaaaaaaataaatttacaattttatataaagtgtgatggtaattataattattaaataattaaaaattatttgataaatttagagttacatattattattattattattatcaaatgaaatttaagaaaaataagtaaaatggagagatgagagagaaacaaataatttagtttgaaactttaaatttcaatatcttttttatctttaatctattttatacctattatatatcaaattaaagctaatttcatgatctttaatttgctacgcgtattaaatattttatcattactcaaattacacaattttcagaaagataaaaaaatatatataaacgaATAAACAAattacacaattctcaaattacacaaatttcaaattataaacGAATTTCTACACTATGCGCAAATTCAATAGTGTATGCGCAATTTAAAAACTCTAACACCATTTAAATGCCCAATTTAAAAACTGAACACCATTTAATCGATAATAATATTTACGCAATCTTTAtctttacatatatatatatatatatatatataaagcaaagtaaatgtcaataaatttaatttaaaggataattttggaattggaaAAATTGAATAACTAAAAACCAAATCATGTTTTGACACACgttttttcaaaaagaaaaaaactgtGAATCCCATTGAAATATTGCAAAACCGTCAAATTGGTTCAATATATACACGATTTTCTATTTTTACACATGAAAGGAGTACTGTATATTTTTAAGTATATACACAATTTTTAAGTATATTGAAATTGGTTCAATATATATAAcacaattttctatttttaagcTGTTTTCCTTTTCTCATTTTATAGATAGAACccgattttctatttttaagtaattgtgtgctaaatcaaatatataatatacatcTTGAATGAAAGATCATAAAATAacctttattttgatatataacATGTAAAAGATAGATTAAAATGAGCAAGTTATGTTAACTTAAAGTTGTAATATATCAAGTAATTTATAGTTGTAAACAATTATGTTTTCCTTCATAAAGTAATGACATTTTACTTGAAATTAGAAatagtaataaatttttaaaatgatCAAATTATgtggttttatttattttatataaaaaattattaatatcatattatctaattatcataaaataatattatattatatatctataatttattttaagaaatattaattTTGTACAATTATGTACATGTACTTTCTCGGTAAAATATTTACTAATgtatattatttcaaaatatgattgttattttaattttatacttagttatttctttcttttcatgtCAAATACATATGctatgttaatatatatattttatttttcattatttgtaAATATGTACTTTCTCAAACTCTCATCCAATTAATTGatcattataattttttcttaaaattgtaTACAAAAAGGAGTGTATATGCACATTTTCAGTAGTCTCATTCAAGTTATTGATTATGAAATCTTACATAATAAAAAGGTGAGTAATTCTTTTTCTAAAATATGGATGATATAGTAAAATatctattaatatataatattcttaaataaatatacaacCAATTATTATGTGATATGGGGGGTGTATTTCTAGAAAATACGAGAAGtgtgtaatatttttatttttattttatttatttcttaaacaaaacacaatttttatttatattcgcCGCGTATAGCGCGAGAGGTACactaatctatactatattaaaaagggag harbors:
- the LOC131011707 gene encoding serine decarboxylase-like isoform X1; this encodes MYIYKSKTKQRTCSSSPFISAASFAHFSRFSKYLLAARVMVGSSIGLEATMSSNGSLVNGKALDRMTAAEELAFDPTEVVSEAVPRVVESTGVDGEITREIVLGRNVHTTCFEVTEPDADDESTGDKDAYMASVLARYRKTLVERTKHHLGYPYNLDFDYGALGQLQHFSINNLGDPFIESNYGVHSRQFEVGVLDWFARLWEIEKDDYWGYITNCGTEGNLHGILVGREVFPDGVLYGSKESHYSVFKAARMYRMECVKVGTLITGEIDCTDFKAKLLQNKNKPAIINVNIGTTVKGAVDDLDLVIQTLGECGFSHDRFYIHCDGALFGLMMPFVKKAPKVSFKKPIGSVSVSGHKFVGCPMPCGVQVTRMKHINALSSNVEYLASRDATIMGSRNGHAPIFLWYTLNRKGYKGFQKEVQKCLRNAHYLKDRLRDAGISAMLNELSSTVVFERPRDEEFVRRWQLACERNMAHIVVMPNVTIEKLDSFLNELIQGRSIWYKDEKVRPPCLETDIGSHNCSCALHK
- the LOC131011707 gene encoding serine decarboxylase-like isoform X2; amino-acid sequence: MVGSSIGLEATMSSNGSLVNGKALDRMTAAEELAFDPTEVVSEAVPRVVESTGVDGEITREIVLGRNVHTTCFEVTEPDADDESTGDKDAYMASVLARYRKTLVERTKHHLGYPYNLDFDYGALGQLQHFSINNLGDPFIESNYGVHSRQFEVGVLDWFARLWEIEKDDYWGYITNCGTEGNLHGILVGREVFPDGVLYGSKESHYSVFKAARMYRMECVKVGTLITGEIDCTDFKAKLLQNKNKPAIINVNIGTTVKGAVDDLDLVIQTLGECGFSHDRFYIHCDGALFGLMMPFVKKAPKVSFKKPIGSVSVSGHKFVGCPMPCGVQVTRMKHINALSSNVEYLASRDATIMGSRNGHAPIFLWYTLNRKGYKGFQKEVQKCLRNAHYLKDRLRDAGISAMLNELSSTVVFERPRDEEFVRRWQLACERNMAHIVVMPNVTIEKLDSFLNELIQGRSIWYKDEKVRPPCLETDIGSHNCSCALHK
- the LOC131011708 gene encoding nuclear transcription factor Y subunit B-1 isoform X2, which codes for MELGGNNGGFHGYRRLTTTNSADMSNQHGGEESECIVREQDRFMPIANVIRIMRKILPPHAKISDDAKETIQECVSEYISFITSEANDRCQREQRKTITAEDVLWAMSKLGFDDYIEPLTVYLHRYREFDGGSLRGEPLVKRMVDHASMGFHGFPPPAFHHHGFFGAAPMNFFKDSPNAGPSQQAAVACIEPFPQHKDQL
- the LOC131011708 gene encoding nuclear transcription factor Y subunit B-1 isoform X1, translating into MELGGNNGGFHGYRRLTTTNSELKAADMSNQHGGEESECIVREQDRFMPIANVIRIMRKILPPHAKISDDAKETIQECVSEYISFITSEANDRCQREQRKTITAEDVLWAMSKLGFDDYIEPLTVYLHRYREFDGGSLRGEPLVKRMVDHASMGFHGFPPPAFHHHGFFGAAPMNFFKDSPNAGPSQQAAVACIEPFPQHKDQL